Proteins from one Telopea speciosissima isolate NSW1024214 ecotype Mountain lineage chromosome 1, Tspe_v1, whole genome shotgun sequence genomic window:
- the LOC122662557 gene encoding uncharacterized protein LOC122662557: MEGNLSAGNMIPGAPYGVLDLQGSMHVHHQPHPHTPHQQHSHPNQGCMVHPPIHDVFPFTVGNMHECNQPINLVDYNKGEKAKNSTSDEDETSLNEDGNDCHNEAGKGKKGVPWQRMKWTDSMVRLLITAVSYIGEDAASECGSRGRRKFAILQKKGKWKSVSKVMAERGCFVSPQQCEDKFNDLNKRYKRLTDVLGRGTSCEVVADPALLDMIDLSEKTKEDVRKILSSKHLFYEEMCSYHNGNRLHLPADPALQRSLQLALRSRDVHETHDTKRPPQDDVDEEDQEAESDDCDDESEENHALHRDNGGTFGVPGSFAKRMKHGQDHEDMNFGNPSSSQDCNKSYPSHAQILPADIDKVFPEGSKAAWLQKQWIQSRFLQLEEEKLQIQVQMLELEKQRFKWRRFSRKKDRELDKLRMENERMKLQNERMALELKRKELEIDYT, from the coding sequence ATGGAAGGTAATTTATCAGCGGGAAACATGATTCCAGGTGCTCCTTATGGGGTTCTGGACTTGCAGGGATCGATGCATGTTCATCACCAACCACACCCACACACCCCTCACCAACAACACTCCCATCCTAACCAGGGCTGTATGGTCCATCCCCCTATCCATGATGTCTTCCCCTTCACGGTAGGAAATATGCATGAATGCAATCAGCCCATCAACCTTGTGGATTACAACAAGGGTGAGAAGGCAAAGAATTCCACAAGCGATGAAGATGAGACAAGCTTAAATGAAGATGGCAATGATTGCCATAACGAAGCtgggaaagggaagaagggggTTCCATGGCAGCGCATGAAGTGGACTGATTCAATGGTGAGGCTTCTTATAACTGCTGTTTCTTACATAGGCGAGGATGCTGCCTCTGAATGTGGCAGCCGGGGGAGAAGGAAATTTGCGATCCTACAGAAGAAGGGGAAGTGGAAATCAGTCTCAAAGGTCATGGCTGAGAGAGGATGTTTTGTCTCGCCCCAGCAATGTGAGGACAAGTTCAACGACTTGAACAAAAGATACAAAAGGCTCACGGATGTCCTTGGGAGAGGAACTTCTTGCGAGGTTGTTGCAGACCCTGCACTGTTGGACATGATAGACCTCTCTGAAAAAACAAAGGAGGACGTTAGGAAGATTTTGAGCTCGAAGCATCTGTTCTATGAAGAGATGTGCTCCTATCACAATGGGAACCGGCTGCACCTCCCAGCTGATCCAGCACTGCAGCGATCCTTGCAGTTGGCACTTAGGAGTAGGGATGTTCATGAGACTCATGACACTAAGAGGCCTCCACAAGATGATGTTGATGAAGAAGATCAGGAGGCAGAAAGTGATGATTGTGATGATGAATCGGAGGAGAATCATGCCTTACACAGGGATAATGGGGGAACATTTGGGGTTCCTGGATCGTTTGCAAAGAGGATGAAACATGGACAGGATCATGAAGACATGAATTTTGGGAACCCCTCAAGTTCTCAGGATTGTAACAAAAGTTACCCTTCTCATGCACAAATTCTCCCTGCTGACATTGATAAAGTGTTCCCTGAAGGGTCCAAAGCGGCTTGGTTACAGAAGCAGTGGATTCAATCTCGCTTCCTTCAGTTGGAAGAGGAGAAATTACAAATTCAGGTGCAGATGTTGGAGCTGGAGAAACAGAGGTTCAAGTGGCGGAGATTTAGCAGAAAGAAAGACAGGGAGCTGGATAAACTGCGAATGGAAAATGAGAGGATGAAGCTTCAAAATGAGCGTATGGCGTTAGAATTGAAACGCAAGGAGCTAGAAATTGATTATACATAA
- the LOC122662563 gene encoding MDIS1-interacting receptor like kinase 2-like, protein MLFGSIPSSLEEMLSLTSIDISYNELEGPILKTKAFEDAPREAFANNKALCGNASKGLPSCNSSMIEKRNTGKKHKFIIYIVLPILSAMLLLSIVIGIAWVFQRKANKKIEVGKTERIDQGDLFAICNYDGRIVHENIIEATENFDDKHCIGKGGYGSVYKATLSTGQVVAVKKLHPLQEDADMFNENHFTNEIRALTEIRHRNIVKFYGFCSHARHSFLVYEYLEMGSLAKILGDLEMATELDWIKRINVIKGVANALSYMHHDCSPPIIHRDISGSNILLDSKNEARVSDFGIARLLMPDSTNWTSVAGTYGYFAPEFAYTMRVTEKCDVYSFGVLTIETLMGGHPDELLSSLSQSSLSSLASSAVVQTNILKDVLDQRLSPPTVEVYGAVVSIVKIALTCLNVNPQSRPTMKHVSEELSSHKPFSIESFHIVTL, encoded by the exons ATGCTCTTTGGTTCCATTCCCTCGTCATTGGAAGAGATGTTGAGTTTGACATCCATTGACATCTCATACAATGAGTTGGAAGGTCCGATTCTCAAAACTAAAGCCTTCGAAGATGCTCCTAGAGAGGCTTTCGCAAACAATAAAGCATTGTGTGGCAATGCTTCCAAAGGTTTGCCCTCTTGCAATTCTTCAATGATAGAAAAGAGGAATACTGGAAAGAAGCACAAGTTCATCATTTATATTGTACTTCCTATTTTGAGTGCAATGCTTCTACTATCCATAGTTATAGGAATTGCTTGGGTTTTTCAAAGGAAGGCAAACAAAAAGATAGAAGTGGGAAAAACAGAAAGAATTGATCAAGGAGATCTATTCGCAATATGTAACTATGATGGTAGAATTGTGCATGAAAATATCATCGAAGCCACAGAGAACTTTGATGACAAGCATTGCATCGGGAAGGGAGGATATGGAAGTGTTTACAAAGCAACTTTATCAACTGGTCAAGTGGTAGCTgtgaagaagcttcatccattACAAGAAGATGCTGACATGTTCAACGAAAACCATTTTACAAATGAGATTCGTGCATTAACTGAAATACGACATCGTAACATTGTGAAATTTTATGGTTTCTGTTCACATGCACGacattcatttttggtttatgagTATTTGGAAATGGGAAGTTTGGCGAAGATCCTTGGAGATTTGGAGATGGCAACAGAGTTGGATTGGATAAAGAGAATAAATGTAATTAAAGGTGTGGCCAATGCGCTTTCTTACATGCACCATGATTGCTCACCACCAATAATTCATAGAGATATATCAGGTAGCAATATTTTGTTGGATTCAAAGAATGAGGCTCGTGTGTCAGACTTTGGCATTGCAAGGCTTCTAATGCCCGATTCAACTAATTGGACTTCTGTTGCAGGCACTTATGGCTATTTTGCTCCAG agtTTGCTTATACAATGAGGGTGACAGAAAAGTGTGATGTGTATAGCTTTGGTGTGTTAACAATAGAAACATTAATGGGAGGACACCCTGATGAGCTCCTTTCATCTTTATCACAATCATCGTTGTCATCGTTGGCATCATCCGCAGTTGTGCAGACCAATATACTGAAAGATGTTTTAGACCAACGACTCTCTCCTCCTACAGTTGAAGTTTATGGAGCGGTGGTTTCTATTGTAAAAATAGCATTAACATGCTTGAATGTTAATCCCCAATCTCGGCCAACCATGAAACATGTGTCTGAGGAGCTATCATCTCACAAGCCATTTTCTATTGAGTCATTTCACATAGTCACATTATGA
- the LOC122662574 gene encoding uncharacterized protein LOC122662574 produces the protein MDLTSFKLDIDELIHDFSESNSKTLHDMKKIWLSRKFSYIYEAKPTANLGFFMQSLYAHSIGHMVSEDSLSCRLGGLYCLYCLYETQLFKPPFKIYLSLGELKKLKSLVVDAKKESLKVVPALVKRMLAKNMFLFGFVDINEASATDRVNEINKLQDARMQIAYEKLFANTRIDHFLHMDLGMELDLKMLNKMSTEYARAKELAINEAGKLVDIQNIKHIVENNKLFGDVVDKIAKDWSVQKEMFYQQTGLNHHQKVQEENNDVDFDQELVDFLSQ, from the exons ATGGATCTCACTTCTTTCAAGCTAGATATTGATGAGCTTATACATGATTTCTCGGAG AGTAATTCAAAAACCTTGCATGATATGAAGAAGATATGGTTATCTCGGAAGTTCTCCTACATTTATGAGGCTAAGCCTACTGCAAACCTTGGCTTCTTCATGCAATCGCTGTATGCCCATTCGATTG GCCATATGGTTTCAGAAGATTCTTTATCATGTAGACTAGGGGGCCTCTATTGCCTGTATTGTCTTTACGAGACTCAGCTATTTAAGCCTCCTTTCAAGATATATTTGTCCCTTG GGGAGCTGAAGAAACTTAAAAGCCTTGTTGTTGATGCGAAGAAGGAGAGCTTAAAAGTAGTACCTGCTTTGGTCAAAAGGATGCTAGCAAAAAACATGTTCTTATTTGGCTTCGTGGACATAAATGAAGCCTCTGCAACAGATAGGgttaatgaaataaataaactacAGGATGCCCGCATGCAAATAGCATATGAGAA GTTGTTTGCAAATACTCGGATTGATCATTTCCTTCACATGGACTTG GGGATGGAACTTGACCTGAAAATGCTCAACAAAATGTCAACAGAATATGCAAGGGCAAAAGAACTAGCCATCAATG AGGCTGGCAAGCTGGTGGATATCCAAAACATAAAACATATTGTGGAAAATAACAAGCTGTTTGGAGATGTTGTGGATAAGATTGCCAAGGACTGGAGCGTACAGAAGGAGATGTTCTATCAACAAACTGGACTTAACCATCATCAGAAGGTACAAGAAGAGAACAATGATGTAGACTTTGATCAGGAGCTGGTAGACTTCTTATCTCAATAG